From one Bacteroides fragilis NCTC 9343 genomic stretch:
- a CDS encoding RagB/SusD family nutrient uptake outer membrane protein has translation MKKIYKSITLVAAILSLSSCGNDWLDRKPADGIPSEDAITNYNDALTARTGMYDGIQGNSNATSYYGARMFYYGDVRADDMQARTQGMRSSSCYEMLYTVDDAPNMWNIPYNVIRRANRLIEAINEKKVTDATEAQIGKIYSEALVVRALVHFDLVRIYGMPYTADNGASLGVPVIVKPLERNDLPSRNTVAEVYTQVITDLTDAINSGYLAKDQTPGYINEWAAKALLTRVYLTKGDNENALKVAEDIITNSPYKLWTNEEYVNAWYKSNGAHTNEMIFEVVNASNDDWTDRNGIAYLLNENGYADAIVTKSFMNMLSQDPKDVRIGMVLPAQYDKDLQEEYGDAKIFINKFPADKDDVGEMRLNNLPLLRLSEVYLSAAEAAAKLGGHQDKAAKYLNEIVQRANPEAKAISEADATVERIILERRKEMIGEGQRYFDALRNNETIVRYKDEGDKGYHYSLIKESQSFDRTYFRAILPIPVDETNVNPNLRAQQNPGY, from the coding sequence ATGAAAAAGATATATAAATCAATAACACTGGTTGCTGCTATTTTAAGTTTGTCTTCCTGCGGGAATGATTGGCTGGATAGAAAACCTGCCGACGGGATTCCATCAGAAGATGCTATCACTAACTATAATGACGCTCTGACTGCACGTACAGGTATGTATGATGGCATTCAGGGAAACTCCAATGCTACCAGCTATTATGGTGCCCGTATGTTTTATTACGGCGATGTTCGTGCTGACGATATGCAGGCAAGAACTCAAGGTATGCGTTCATCATCGTGCTATGAGATGCTCTACACTGTAGATGACGCTCCTAACATGTGGAATATACCTTATAATGTAATCCGTCGTGCCAACCGTTTGATCGAAGCGATCAATGAAAAAAAGGTAACTGATGCAACGGAAGCACAAATTGGTAAAATATATTCAGAAGCATTGGTTGTCAGGGCATTGGTTCATTTTGACTTGGTAAGAATCTATGGTATGCCTTATACGGCCGACAACGGAGCTTCTTTGGGGGTACCGGTTATCGTGAAACCTTTGGAAAGAAATGATTTGCCCTCCAGAAATACAGTGGCAGAAGTTTATACACAAGTTATCACAGACTTGACTGATGCTATTAACTCAGGTTATCTTGCTAAAGATCAGACTCCGGGATATATTAATGAATGGGCAGCAAAAGCCTTGCTTACCAGGGTTTATCTGACTAAAGGTGATAATGAGAATGCACTCAAAGTTGCTGAAGATATTATAACCAATTCTCCATATAAGCTTTGGACTAACGAGGAATATGTAAATGCATGGTATAAAAGCAATGGAGCGCATACAAACGAAATGATTTTTGAAGTTGTAAATGCAAGTAATGATGACTGGACTGACCGTAATGGTATTGCTTATTTGCTGAATGAAAACGGATATGCGGATGCAATAGTGACAAAGAGCTTTATGAATATGTTGAGTCAGGATCCTAAAGATGTTCGTATAGGTATGGTACTGCCTGCTCAATATGATAAGGATCTTCAAGAAGAATATGGCGATGCGAAAATCTTCATTAATAAATTTCCGGCGGATAAAGACGATGTAGGTGAAATGCGTTTAAATAATCTGCCATTACTTCGTCTTTCGGAAGTTTATCTGAGTGCTGCAGAAGCGGCAGCTAAACTTGGAGGGCATCAGGATAAAGCAGCCAAATATCTGAATGAAATTGTTCAGAGAGCAAATCCGGAGGCCAAAGCCATTTCGGAAGCAGATGCTACAGTAGAAAGAATTATTCTTGAAAGGAGAAAAGAAATGATTGGTGAAGGGCAACGTTACTTTGATGCATTGCGCAATAATGAAACAATCGTTCGCTATAAAGATGAAGGTGATAAGGGATATCATTATTCATTGATTAAAGAATCGCAAAGCTTTGACCGTACCTACTTCAGAGCTATACTTCCGATACCTGTTGATGAAACCAATGTGAATCCTAATTTGAGAGCTCAACAAAATCCCGGATATTAA
- a CDS encoding SusC/RagA family TonB-linked outer membrane protein yields the protein MQTAEVAIAPNIRVILKTDSKALDEVVVVAYGTQSARTVTASVSTVRADALKDVPSVSFDQMLQGRASGVSITTPSAGVGQAPIVRVRGVNSITSGTSPLYVVDGVPIESGNLSYLANANALADINPADIVSMDVLKDAAAAALYGSRAANGVILITTKQGQSGKVKVSYDGFVGFSNATDFYEMMNAQEYVDFKNLAVKNRYGTDELSLTTGYVSPYGNKAFNMMKDANGNYVDTDWKDAAFQNGLSQSHSVAVSGGSDKVRYYLSGNYTTQEGIVKGDKYDRLGVKANINVQATDWLKVGMNTNVTTGTTSYVDAARRGSNFAVGGFPRLALINAPNLPMYNEDGTPYYLAQGLGYGGNTVFSTFSNPAAILSLGNGLSSDVTRFIGVFYAEATPLKGLSLKTQYGVDYARIEEQRFWSPLHGDGVNSKGLANAYNTKNNRWTWTNTATYNFSLGQNNFNLLAGTEASERNNSRWTAQRKDLQDDKFVVFQGPFGSATAGGSLSNNTMVSYFGRINYDYASKYIVSLNYRRDGYSALSEKNRWGNFGGVSAAWRVSEEGFFKPLRNVVDDLKIKGSYGVVGNTDIYDYASKSFYSSYNYGINGTYGLAQIADPNLKWESSEKYSIGFNARLLDRISVDFDYYYTKSSDLILDVPQSPSKGIPGNIITTNAGKMKNSGIELTVSADVIRNSQFTWETSFNITTNKNKVISLADGVENILKGDNGGLEITNITVPGKSIGRLYLYPTAGVDPKSGRRVFITPEGDRTLLMFEKGGWFYEDGTEYAGEFEPVDCGNTLPTWYGGWTNNFKYKGFDLSLFFQFSGGNKIYNGTKASVSDMRYWNNSKDVYKKYWTPERTHAEYPMPIYGDNYSNGSALPISDLVERGDYLRLKNVSLGYTFNTKNWSKAVGISALRLYVQAQNLFVITGYSGMDPETLTNVESATLSGGTDKNTLPQARTYTIGVNLTF from the coding sequence ATGCAGACCGCTGAGGTAGCAATTGCACCTAATATTAGAGTAATATTAAAAACAGACTCAAAAGCACTTGACGAGGTTGTGGTAGTTGCTTACGGAACACAAAGTGCTCGTACGGTGACCGCATCTGTATCTACTGTAAGAGCGGACGCTTTGAAAGATGTGCCAAGTGTAAGTTTTGATCAGATGCTTCAGGGACGTGCGTCAGGTGTTAGTATCACCACTCCGTCAGCAGGTGTAGGGCAGGCCCCGATTGTGCGGGTACGTGGTGTGAACTCGATTACTTCCGGTACTTCTCCTCTGTATGTTGTCGATGGAGTTCCTATCGAATCAGGCAATCTCTCTTATTTGGCTAATGCCAACGCACTGGCTGATATTAATCCGGCCGATATTGTATCTATGGATGTATTGAAGGATGCGGCGGCAGCTGCGTTGTATGGTTCGCGTGCTGCGAATGGAGTTATCTTGATTACCACTAAGCAAGGACAAAGTGGTAAAGTCAAAGTAAGCTATGATGGTTTTGTCGGTTTCTCAAATGCAACCGATTTCTATGAAATGATGAATGCACAGGAATATGTCGACTTCAAGAATTTGGCCGTAAAGAACCGTTATGGGACAGATGAATTGTCACTGACTACCGGCTATGTTTCTCCTTATGGTAACAAAGCGTTTAACATGATGAAAGATGCCAATGGTAACTATGTAGATACTGACTGGAAAGATGCTGCCTTCCAAAACGGATTGTCACAGAGTCACTCTGTTGCTGTAAGTGGCGGATCGGATAAAGTGCGGTATTATCTATCCGGTAACTATACAACGCAAGAAGGTATTGTGAAAGGTGATAAATATGACCGTTTGGGAGTAAAGGCTAATATTAACGTGCAGGCAACCGACTGGTTGAAGGTTGGAATGAATACCAACGTGACAACCGGAACGACATCTTACGTAGATGCTGCCCGTAGAGGTTCCAACTTTGCGGTAGGAGGATTTCCGCGTCTGGCATTGATCAATGCGCCTAACTTGCCGATGTATAATGAAGATGGTACTCCCTACTATCTGGCTCAAGGTTTGGGTTATGGAGGGAATACGGTATTCAGTACATTCTCTAATCCGGCTGCCATTTTGTCTTTGGGCAATGGATTGAGTTCTGACGTAACCCGTTTCATCGGAGTATTTTATGCCGAAGCAACTCCGTTGAAGGGGCTGTCATTGAAGACTCAGTACGGTGTGGACTATGCACGTATTGAGGAACAGCGTTTCTGGTCTCCGCTGCATGGTGATGGAGTAAATAGCAAAGGTCTGGCAAATGCCTATAATACCAAGAACAACAGATGGACTTGGACTAATACGGCAACTTATAATTTCTCTTTAGGGCAGAATAACTTTAATTTGCTGGCTGGTACGGAAGCGTCTGAAAGAAATAACTCTCGTTGGACCGCACAGCGTAAAGATTTACAGGATGATAAATTTGTTGTATTCCAAGGTCCTTTTGGTTCGGCAACTGCCGGTGGTAGCTTGTCCAACAATACCATGGTCTCTTATTTCGGACGTATCAACTATGATTATGCTTCTAAATACATTGTATCTCTTAACTACCGTCGCGATGGTTATTCCGCTTTGAGTGAGAAGAATCGTTGGGGTAATTTCGGAGGTGTTTCCGCTGCATGGCGCGTATCCGAGGAAGGGTTCTTCAAACCCTTGCGTAATGTAGTCGACGACTTGAAGATAAAGGGAAGCTATGGTGTGGTTGGTAACACTGATATTTACGATTATGCTTCGAAATCATTCTATTCAAGCTACAACTATGGTATAAACGGTACTTATGGCCTGGCTCAGATTGCCGATCCGAACCTGAAATGGGAATCTTCGGAAAAATATAGTATTGGTTTCAATGCACGATTGCTGGATAGAATCAGTGTGGACTTTGACTACTATTATACGAAGTCTTCCGATTTGATTCTGGATGTACCTCAATCACCGTCCAAAGGTATTCCGGGCAATATCATTACTACCAATGCCGGAAAGATGAAGAATAGCGGTATTGAACTGACCGTCTCGGCCGATGTGATAAGAAACAGTCAGTTTACATGGGAAACCAGCTTTAACATTACGACTAACAAGAACAAGGTGATCTCACTGGCTGACGGTGTAGAGAATATTCTGAAAGGGGATAATGGCGGTTTAGAGATTACGAATATCACTGTACCGGGAAAATCTATCGGACGTCTGTATCTCTACCCAACTGCCGGAGTAGATCCCAAGTCGGGGCGTAGGGTATTTATTACTCCAGAAGGTGACAGAACCTTACTGATGTTCGAAAAAGGGGGATGGTTCTATGAAGATGGAACAGAATATGCCGGTGAATTTGAACCTGTTGATTGTGGAAATACACTTCCTACCTGGTACGGTGGCTGGACCAATAACTTCAAGTATAAAGGTTTCGACCTTTCTCTGTTTTTCCAATTCTCGGGAGGTAATAAGATTTATAACGGAACTAAAGCCAGTGTGAGCGATATGCGTTACTGGAATAACTCTAAAGATGTATATAAGAAGTACTGGACTCCGGAACGCACACATGCAGAGTATCCTATGCCGATATACGGTGATAATTACTCTAATGGTTCGGCATTGCCTATCAGCGACTTAGTGGAAAGAGGAGATTATTTACGTTTGAAGAATGTGTCACTGGGCTATACATTCAATACAAAGAACTGGTCGAAAGCTGTGGGAATCTCTGCACTTCGTCTTTACGTCCAGGCTCAGAACCTGTTCGTGATTACAGGTTATAGCGGTATGGATCCGGAGACACTAACCAACGTAGAGAGTGCGACTTTGTCAGGTGGTACGGATAAGAATACGTTACCTCAGGCACGTACGTATACAATCGGTGTGAATCTGACATTCTAA
- a CDS encoding RagB/SusD family nutrient uptake outer membrane protein, which produces MKKIILFSTLCASLFLGSCSSSFLDQEPPLYVNENDIFTSPTRIEATLNGLYAAIKNTGTKSLMGGKSYLVFDNRGDDVINISNNLVTLFNTYNMNVGITDAENADTWTYAYLAINKVNTFLQSLEGAREVAGENYDRYVQEAKFVRALAYYYLNNLYPTPYSVNPDAKSVPLRLTAEAGTENNNMPRSTVKQIYEHILSDLENISALDTEVNTYTGVTHATQAAANMLKMRVYMAMNEWDKAITAGELVTGYSLPEDVTLIYKAPYFSQESIFSLPMADTNIPNTQQSLAEYYYDGKIMLIDTKSGIMSKPDYSLATDKRIIAFKGEKDLLMKFTDAKTKLQWVPIFRYAETLLDLAECYANKAGGEATAKSLLKQVRGRSVDAATDPLNIDNLSGDALKEAIYNEKRLEFIGEGIRGIDIMRRGEHFIKVGENETINVGPSDEKYTWPIPQVELLLNKDINK; this is translated from the coding sequence ATGAAAAAGATAATTTTATTTTCGACATTATGTGCTTCTCTCTTTTTAGGTAGTTGCAGCAGCAGCTTCCTCGATCAGGAGCCTCCATTATATGTAAACGAGAACGATATTTTCACAAGTCCTACCCGAATCGAGGCAACTCTGAACGGCTTGTATGCTGCAATCAAGAACACGGGGACTAAGTCCTTGATGGGAGGTAAGTCCTATCTGGTGTTTGACAACAGGGGAGATGATGTTATTAATATCTCGAACAACCTGGTGACTTTGTTCAATACCTACAACATGAATGTAGGCATTACGGATGCCGAGAATGCCGACACTTGGACATACGCTTATCTGGCCATTAATAAAGTAAATACTTTCCTTCAGTCTCTTGAAGGTGCCAGGGAAGTTGCCGGTGAGAATTATGACCGCTATGTGCAGGAAGCTAAGTTTGTCAGGGCTTTGGCATACTACTATTTGAATAATTTGTATCCGACTCCGTATTCTGTGAATCCCGATGCAAAATCTGTTCCGTTGCGTCTTACTGCCGAAGCCGGAACTGAAAACAACAATATGCCCCGCTCTACGGTAAAGCAGATTTATGAACACATTCTGTCTGACTTGGAGAACATTTCGGCATTGGATACCGAAGTGAATACTTATACAGGGGTCACACATGCTACTCAGGCTGCTGCTAACATGCTTAAGATGAGAGTTTATATGGCAATGAACGAATGGGACAAAGCCATTACAGCCGGAGAATTGGTGACCGGATATAGTTTGCCGGAAGACGTAACATTGATTTATAAGGCTCCGTACTTCAGTCAGGAGAGTATCTTCTCTTTGCCAATGGCAGACACTAATATCCCGAACACTCAGCAGTCATTGGCAGAATATTATTATGATGGCAAGATTATGCTGATCGATACAAAGAGCGGGATTATGTCAAAACCTGATTATTCGTTGGCTACCGATAAGCGTATCATAGCCTTTAAGGGAGAGAAAGACTTGTTGATGAAGTTTACGGATGCAAAAACTAAATTGCAGTGGGTACCCATCTTCCGTTATGCCGAAACATTGCTGGATCTTGCCGAGTGTTATGCAAACAAAGCCGGGGGCGAAGCTACGGCCAAAAGCCTGTTGAAACAAGTCAGAGGCCGCTCGGTGGATGCGGCTACCGATCCGTTGAACATCGATAATCTGTCGGGTGATGCACTGAAAGAGGCAATTTACAATGAGAAGCGCCTTGAATTCATTGGTGAGGGTATTCGTGGTATCGACATTATGAGGCGTGGTGAACACTTCATTAAAGTAGGCGAGAATGAGACGATCAATGTCGGTCCGTCCGATGAAAAATATACTTGGCCCATACCTCAGGTTGAGTTGTTGCTCAATAAAGATATTAATAAATAA
- the hflX gene encoding GTPase HflX codes for MKEFVISEAKVETAVLVGLITQTQDERKTNEYLDELAFLAETAGAEVVKRFTQKLPTANSVTYVGKGKLEEIKEYIRIEAEEDREVGMVIFDDELSAKQIRNIEAELKVKILDRTSLILDIFAMRAQTANAKTQVELAQYKYMLPRLQRLWTHLERQGGGSGSGKGGSVGLRGPGETQLEMDRRIILNRMSLLKERLAEIDKQKSTQRKNRGRMIRVALVGYTNVGKSTMMNLLAKSEVFAENKLFATLDTTVRKVIIDNLPFLLSDTVGFIRKLPTDLVDSFKSTLDEVREADLLVHVVDISHPGFEEQIEVVNKTLADIGGGGKPMILIFNKIDAYTYVEKAPDDLTPKTKENLTLEELMKTWMAKMEDNCLFISAREKINIDELKSVVYQRVKELHVQKYPYNDFLYQTYEEEE; via the coding sequence ATGAAAGAATTTGTAATATCCGAAGCCAAAGTCGAAACAGCTGTTCTGGTGGGTCTCATTACGCAGACGCAAGATGAACGCAAGACTAACGAGTATCTCGACGAACTGGCATTTCTGGCTGAGACAGCCGGGGCGGAAGTAGTGAAAAGGTTTACGCAGAAGTTGCCGACGGCTAACTCAGTGACTTATGTAGGGAAAGGAAAACTGGAAGAAATAAAAGAATATATAAGGATAGAGGCTGAAGAAGACCGGGAAGTGGGAATGGTCATTTTTGATGACGAACTTTCAGCCAAGCAGATACGTAACATCGAAGCGGAACTGAAGGTGAAGATACTGGACCGTACTTCGCTGATTCTCGATATATTTGCCATGCGTGCCCAGACTGCCAACGCTAAAACTCAGGTGGAGCTGGCCCAGTATAAATACATGTTGCCCCGTCTGCAACGCCTTTGGACTCACCTTGAGCGTCAGGGTGGTGGTTCCGGAAGTGGTAAAGGCGGTTCGGTAGGACTTCGCGGTCCGGGTGAGACCCAGTTGGAGATGGACCGCCGTATCATCCTGAACCGTATGTCGCTGCTTAAAGAACGCCTTGCTGAAATAGATAAACAGAAGTCTACCCAGCGCAAGAACCGCGGGCGTATGATCCGTGTGGCCTTGGTGGGTTACACCAACGTTGGCAAATCGACCATGATGAACCTGTTGGCCAAGAGTGAAGTCTTTGCGGAGAACAAGCTGTTTGCCACACTCGATACGACGGTGCGCAAGGTGATTATCGATAATCTGCCTTTCTTGCTCTCCGATACCGTCGGGTTTATCCGTAAGTTACCTACTGACTTGGTAGATTCCTTTAAGTCGACCCTCGACGAAGTACGTGAGGCCGACTTGTTGGTTCATGTAGTAGATATTTCGCATCCCGGATTTGAAGAACAGATTGAGGTGGTGAACAAAACGCTGGCCGATATCGGAGGAGGCGGGAAACCGATGATTTTAATATTCAATAAGATAGACGCCTATACTTATGTAGAAAAGGCGCCGGACGACCTTACCCCCAAAACAAAGGAAAACTTGACACTCGAAGAACTGATGAAAACGTGGATGGCCAAGATGGAGGACAATTGCCTGTTCATCTCCGCCCGTGAGAAAATCAATATAGACGAACTGAAGAGTGTGGTTTATCAGCGAGTGAAAGAATTGCACGTACAGAAGTATCCCTATAATGACTTTCTTTATCAGACCTACGAAGAAGAAGAGTAA
- a CDS encoding DUF4954 family protein, whose product MGKTYRRLTEDEVLQLKSQSCLADDWNKVAVAEEFTTEFVHHTRFSGEVKLGVFHSDFILPGGIKKHSGLRHVTLHNVTVGDNCCIENIQNYIANYEIGNNTFIENVDIILVDGLTQFGNGVETAVLNETGGREVLINDKLSAHQAYILALYRHRPELISRMKEITDYYSNKHASAVGTIGNHVMILNTGSIKNVRIGDFCRICGTCRLYNGSINSNESAPVHIGHGVICDDFIISSGSHVDDGAMLTRCFVGQACQLGHNYSASDSLFFSNCQGENGEACAIFAGPYTVTHHKSTLLIAGMFSFMNAGSGSNQSNHMYKLGPIHQGTLERGAKTTSDSYILWPARVGAFSLVMGRHVNHADTSNLPFSYLIEQQNTTYLVPGVNLRSVGTIRDAQKWPKRDKRTDPNRLDYINYNLLSPYTIQKMFKGRSILKELKRVSGETSEIYSYQSAKIKNSSLNSGIRYYEIAIHKFLGNSIIKRLEGINFKDNEEIRRRLKPDTEIGVGEWVDIAGLIAPKSEVEKLIDGIESGEINRLKSMNACFAAMHDNYYTYEWTWAYHKIQEFYGLNPETITAKDIIAIVRAWREAVVGLDRMVYDDARKEFSLSSMTGFGADGSRDEMKLDFGQVRGDFESNPFVTAVLKHIDDKTALGEELINRIGQLA is encoded by the coding sequence ATGGGAAAGACTTACCGTAGACTGACTGAAGATGAAGTGCTTCAGTTGAAGAGCCAGTCGTGTCTGGCCGATGACTGGAATAAGGTTGCAGTAGCCGAAGAGTTCACAACCGAATTTGTACATCACACCCGTTTCTCGGGTGAGGTGAAACTGGGAGTGTTCCATTCGGATTTTATCCTGCCGGGTGGAATCAAAAAACATTCCGGCCTGAGACATGTCACCCTGCATAATGTGACTGTTGGTGATAATTGCTGTATCGAGAACATTCAGAACTACATTGCCAACTATGAGATAGGAAACAATACTTTCATTGAGAATGTAGATATCATCCTGGTGGACGGCTTGACTCAGTTTGGCAACGGAGTAGAAACTGCCGTACTGAACGAGACGGGAGGTCGTGAAGTGCTGATTAACGACAAACTCTCTGCCCATCAAGCCTATATCCTGGCTCTTTACCGGCATCGTCCGGAACTGATCAGCCGGATGAAAGAGATTACAGACTATTATTCCAATAAACACGCTTCGGCGGTGGGAACCATCGGCAACCATGTGATGATTCTCAATACCGGTTCTATCAAGAATGTGCGTATCGGGGATTTCTGCCGGATCTGCGGGACGTGCCGTCTGTACAATGGGAGCATCAACAGTAACGAGTCTGCCCCGGTGCATATCGGACACGGCGTTATTTGCGATGATTTTATTATTTCCTCCGGTTCCCATGTCGACGACGGGGCCATGCTGACCCGTTGTTTTGTGGGACAAGCCTGTCAGTTGGGGCACAATTATTCCGCTTCCGACTCGCTGTTCTTTAGCAACTGCCAAGGAGAGAACGGTGAAGCATGTGCTATTTTTGCCGGGCCGTACACCGTCACCCATCATAAATCGACCTTACTGATAGCCGGTATGTTCTCGTTTATGAACGCCGGTTCAGGATCGAATCAGAGCAATCACATGTATAAACTGGGACCGATTCATCAAGGAACGTTGGAAAGGGGAGCTAAGACTACTTCCGATTCATACATCTTATGGCCGGCCCGTGTAGGCGCTTTTTCGCTGGTGATGGGGCGTCATGTGAACCATGCCGATACATCGAACCTGCCTTTCTCCTACCTGATTGAGCAACAGAATACCACGTATCTGGTTCCGGGAGTCAACCTGCGTAGTGTGGGTACCATCCGTGATGCCCAAAAGTGGCCGAAACGTGACAAACGTACAGACCCGAACCGGCTGGATTATATCAACTATAACCTTCTCAGTCCGTATACCATTCAGAAGATGTTTAAGGGACGCTCTATCCTGAAAGAGTTGAAGAGGGTGTCGGGCGAGACTTCGGAAATCTACTCTTATCAGAGTGCCAAAATTAAAAACTCCTCGTTGAATAGCGGTATACGCTATTACGAGATAGCCATCCATAAGTTTCTTGGCAACTCCATCATCAAGCGTCTTGAAGGGATCAACTTTAAAGATAATGAAGAGATACGCCGGCGTCTGAAGCCGGATACGGAAATCGGGGTAGGCGAATGGGTGGATATTGCCGGTTTGATTGCTCCCAAAAGTGAAGTGGAGAAGCTGATAGACGGCATTGAAAGCGGTGAGATTAACCGTCTGAAGAGTATGAATGCCTGTTTTGCCGCCATGCACGATAATTACTATACTTACGAATGGACATGGGCTTACCATAAGATACAGGAATTTTATGGCTTGAATCCCGAAACCATTACAGCAAAAGATATCATCGCCATCGTTCGCGCCTGGCGTGAAGCGGTGGTAGGACTTGACCGCATGGTATACGATGATGCTCGCAAGGAGTTCTCACTTTCGTCTATGACGGGCTTTGGTGCCGACGGTTCACGTGACGAAATGAAGCTCGACTTCGGTCAGGTTCGCGGCGATTTTGAGAGTAATCCGTTTGTTACCGCCGTGCTGAAGCATATTGATGATAAGACCGCTTTGGGAGAAGAACTGATTAACCGCATCGGGCAATTGGCGTGA